The following proteins are encoded in a genomic region of Arachis stenosperma cultivar V10309 chromosome 4, arast.V10309.gnm1.PFL2, whole genome shotgun sequence:
- the LOC130973218 gene encoding WD repeat-containing protein VIP3: MKLAGIKSVENAHDDSIWAATWLPSTASRPPLLLTGSLDETVRMWRSDELVLERTNTGHCLGVASVAAHPLGSIAASSSLDSFVRVFDVDSNATIATLEAPPSEVWQMCFDPKGAVLAVAGGGSASVKLWDTNTWELVATLSIPRPEGSKPTDKSGSKKFVLSVAWSPDGKRLACGSMDGTISVFDVQRGKFLHHLEGHYMPVRSLVYSPYDPRLLFTASDDTNVHMYDAEGKALVGNMSGHASWVLCVDVSPDGAAIATGSSDKTVRLWDLAMRASVQTMSNHTDQVWGVAFRPDGRGGRLASVSDDKSVSLYDYS, translated from the exons ATGAAACTGGCGGGGATAAAATCGGTGGAGAACGCTCACGATGATTCCATTTGGGCTGCCACGTGGCTCCCCTCAACCGCCTCCCGACCGCCGCTTCTCCTCACCGGCTCTCTGGACGAGACTGTCAGGATGTGGCGCTCTGACGAGCTAGTTCTTGAGCGCACCAACACCGGTCACTGCCTCGGTGTAGCCTCGGTCGCAGCTCACCCCCTCGGCTCCATCGCCGCCTCCTCCTCGCTAGATAGCTTCGTTAGGGTCTTCGATGTTGATTCCAATGCCACAATTGCTACTCTCGAGGCTCCTCCTTCTGAAGTCTGGCAAATGTGCTTCGACCCTAAG GGTGCTGTTTTAGCAGTTGCTGGTGGAGGTAGTGCGTCGGTCAAGCTTTGGGACACTAACACATGGGAACTCGTTGCTACTTTATCCATTCCTCGTCCAGAAGGATCCAAACCCACGGACAAAAGTGGCAGTAAGAAGTTCGTCCTATCGGTTGCTTGGAGCCCTGATGGCAAGCGGCTTGCTTGTGGCTCAATGGACGGCACGATTTCTGTCTTTGATGTTCAGCGTGGCAAATTTTTGCACCACCTTGAGGGTCACTACATGCCAGTACGGTCTCTTGTTTATTCTCCTTACGATCCAAGGCTACTATTTACAGCTTCGGACGACACTAATGTCCACATGTATGATGCTGAGGGGAAAGCTTTAGTTGGCAACATGTCGGGTCATGCTAGCTGGGTATTGTGTGTTGACGTGAGCCCAGACGGGGCTGCCATTGCTACAGGTTCGAGCGATAAAACTGTAAGACTATGGGATCTTGCCATGAGGGCGTCCGTGCAGACAATGAGCAACCATACAGATCAAGTGTGGGGAGTAGCATTTAGACCGGATGGACGAGGCGGTCGCCTTGCCAGTGTTTCGGATGATAAGAGCGTATCCTTGTACGATTACTCCTGA
- the LOC130973849 gene encoding importin beta-like SAD2 — MDLPSLAVVLQAALSPNPNERKAAEQSLDQFQFAPQHLVRLLQIIVDNNCDMGVRQVASIHFKNFIAKNWSPLESDAPEKILQSDKDLVRDHVLVFVTQVPPLLRVQLGECLKTIIHSDYPEQWPHLLDWVKHNLQDQQVYGALFVLRILARKYEFKSDEERTPVYRIVDETFPHLLNIFNKLVQIANPSLEVADLIKLICKIFWSSIYLEIPKLLFDQNIFNAWMVLFLNVLERPVPVEGQPTDPELRKSWGWWKVKKWTVHILNRLYTRFGDLKLQNPENRAFAQMFQKHFAGQILECHLNLLNVIRVGGYLPDRVINLILQYLSNSISRNNMYTLLQPRLDILLFEIVFPLMCFNDNDQKLWDEDPHEYVRKGYDIIEDLYSPRTASMDFVSELVRKRGKENLHKFIQFIVEIFRRYDEAPVEYKPYRQKDGALLAIGALCDKLKQTEPYKSELERMLVQHVFPEFDSTQGHLRAKAAWVAGQYAHINFSDQNNFRKALHCVVSKIRDSELPVRVDSVFALRSFIEACKDLNEIRPILPQLLDEFFKLMDEVENEDLVFTLETIVDKFGEEMAPYALGLCQNLAAAFWKCMNSAEADEEADDPGALAAVGCLRAISTILESVSRLPHLFVQIEPTLLPIMRRMLTTDGQEVFEEVLEIVSYMTFFSPTISLDMWSLWPLMMEALADWAIDFFPNILVPLDNYISRGTAHFLTCKEPDYQQSLWNMISSIMADKNMEDNDIVPAPKLIEVVFQNCRGQVDHWVEPYLRITVERLHRTEKSYLKCLLIQVIADALYYNAALTLGILQKLGVATEVFTLWFHLLQQVKKSGVRTNFKREHEKKVCCLGLTSLLALPADQLPGEALGRVFRATLELLVAYKEQVAEAIKEEEAEDDDDMDGFQTDDEDEDVNGSDKEMGVDAEDGDEADSMTLRKLAEQAKSFRPNDEDDDDSDDDYSDDEELQSPIDEVDPFVLFVDTVKAIQSSDPSRFENLTRTLEFNYQALANGVAQHAEQRRAEIEKEKLEKLSAATAS; from the exons ATGGATCTTCCTAGTCTCGCTGTTGTGCTCCAAGCTGCTCTGAGTCCGAATCCCAATGAACGCAAAGCAGCTGAGCAGAGTTTGGATCAG TTCCAGTTTGCGCCTCAGCATCTGGTGAGGTTGTTGCAAATCATTGTTGACAACAACTGTGATATGGGTGTACGTCAAGTTGCTAGCATTCATTTCAAGAACTTTATTGCGAAGAATTGGTCCCCTCTTGAATCTG ATGCCCCAGAGAAGATATTGCAAAGTGACAAAGATTTGGTGAGGGATCACGTCCTTGTGTTTGTGACTCAGGTTCCTCCTCTATTGAG GGTGCAACTTGGTGAGTGCTTGAAAACAATTATACATTCTGATTATCCTGAGCAGTGGCCCCATCTTCTCGACTGGGTGAAGCACAATCTACAGGATCAACAAGTCTATGGTGCCTTATTTGTGCTGCGGATTCTTGCCAGGAAATATGA GTTTAAGTCAGATGAGGAGAGGACACCAGTTTATCGCATCGTTGACGAAACATTTCCTCACCTTCTCAATATATTTAATAAGCTTGTCCAGATTGCCAATCCATCGCTTGAAGTGGCAGATTTAATCAAACTCATATGTAAAATATTCTGGTCATCAATATAT TTGGAGATTCCAAAGTTACTGTTTGATCAAAATATATTCAATGCCTGGATGGTACTGTTTTTAAATGTATTGGAGAGACCTGTCCCAGTGGAAGGCCAACCTACGGATCCTGAGCTTAGAAAATCATGGGGTTGGTGGAAGGTCAAGAAATGGACAGTTCACATCCTTAATAGGCTCTACACTCG ATTTGGAGACCTGAAGCTTCAAAATCCGGAGAATAGAGCATTTGCACAAATGTTTCAAAAGCATTTTGCAGGACAGATTTTGGAGTGTCACTTAAATTTATTAAATGTTATCCGCGTTGGTGGCTATTTACCCGACAGAGTTATCAACTTAATCCTTCAATATCTAAGCAACAG TATTTCAAGGAACAACATGTATACTCTGCTACAGCCTAGGCTTGATATCCTCCTTTTTGAAATAGTCTTCCCTCTTATGTGCTTTAATGATAATGATCAAAAGCTTTGGGATGAAGATCCACATGAATATGTGAGGAAAGGCTATG ACATTATTGAAGATCTGTACAGTCCGAGGACTGCGTCCATGGATTTTGTGAGTGAGTTAGTGAGAAAACGTGGGAAAGAAAATCTTCATAAGTTCATTCAGTTCATTGTGGAGATTTTCAGAAG GTATGATGAAGCTCCTGTAGAATACAAGCCATATAGACAAAAAGATGGTGCCCTTCTTGCCATTGGGGCACTCTGTGACAAATTGAAGCAAACTGAACCATACAAATCTGAACTTGAGCGTATGTTAGTTCAACATGTTTTCCCTGAGTTTGACAGTACTCAAGGGCACCTTAGGGCCAAG GCTGCATGGGTTGCAGGACAGTATGCCCATATTAATTTCTCAGATCAGAACAATTTCCGAAAAGCATTGCACTGTGTTGTATCCAAAATCCGAGATTCTGAACTTCCTGTTCGAGTTGATTCAGTATTTGCTTTGCGGTCTTTCATCGAAGCTTGCAAAG ATTTGAATGAAATCCGCCCTATTCTTCCTCAGCTCCTTGATG AATTTTTCAAACTGATGGATGAGGTTGAGAATGAGGACCTTGTATTTACTTTGGAGACAATTGTGGACAAATTTGGGGAAGAAATGGCACCATATGCTCTTGGGCTGTGccaaaatttg GCAGCTGCATTTTGGAAGTGCATGAATTCTGCAGAAGCGGATGAAGAAGCCGACGATCCAGGTGCTCTAGCTGCTGTTGGCTGTTTGCGTGCCATAAGCACAATCCTCGAGTCAGTGAGCAGGCTTCCTCACCTTTTTGTTCAAATTGAGCCAACTTTGCTTCCCATAATGCGTAGAATGTTAACAACTGATGGTCAAG AGGTTTTTGAGGAAGTTTTGGAGATTGTATCGTATATGACCTTCTTCTCTCCAACAATATCATTGGATATGTGGAGTCTTTGGCCATTGATGATGGAAGCACTTGCAGATTGGGCAATCGACTTCTTTCCAA ATATTTTGGTTCCTTTGGACAACTATATTTCAAGAGGAACTGCTCATTTCCTTACTTGTAAAGAACCTGACTATCAACAGAGTCTGTGGAATATGATTTCATCT ATCATGGCAGACAAAAATATGGAGGACAATGATATTGTGCCAGCTCCAAAACTTATTGAAGTTGTCTTCCAGAACTGCAGAGGACAGGTGGATCATTGGGTTGAGCCATATcttagaatcacagttgaacgTTTGCATCGAACCGAGAAATCGTATTTGAAATGTCTTCTCATACAAGTG ATTGCAGATGCTCTTTACTACAATGCAGCACTTACCCTCGGCATATTGCAAAAGTTAGGTGTTGCAACTGAAGTCTTCACTCTCTGGTTTCATTTGTTGCAACAAGTCAAGAAGAGTGGTGTACGCACTAATTTCAAAAG GGAACATGAGAAGAAAGTTTGCTGTCTTGGTCTTACATCTTTACTGGCACTCCCAGCCGATCAATTGCCTGGCGAGGCTTTAGGCAGAGTGTTCCGAGCCACTCTTGAACTTCTAGTTGCCTACAAGGAACAAGTTGCAG AAGCTATAAAAGAGGAAGAAgctgaagatgatgatgatatgGATGGTTTTCAAACAGATGACGAAGATGAGGATGTCAATGGTTCTGACAAGGAAATGGGAGTTGATGCTGAGGATGGGGATGAAGCTGACAGTATGACCCTTAGAAAGTTGGCTGAGCAG GCAAAGTCATTCCGACCCAAtgatgaggatgatgatgattcTGATGACGACTATAGTGATGATGAAGAGTTACAGTCCCCAATTGATGAGGTGgatccttttgttttatttgtgGATACAGTCAAAG CTATACAATCATCAGACCCCTCCAGGTTCGAGAACCTTACCCGCACACTCGAGTTCAATTATCAAGCTCTTGCCAACGGCGTTGCCCAACATGCTGAGCAGAGAAGAGCAGAGATTGAGAAGGAAAAGTTGGAGAAGTTATCAGCTGCAACAGCCTCTTAA